Proteins from a genomic interval of Lolium perenne isolate Kyuss_39 chromosome 1, Kyuss_2.0, whole genome shotgun sequence:
- the LOC127327570 gene encoding monothiol glutaredoxin-S9 gives MYQAIPYSAGSLPSWPRRAEAMASTTEPEVGGAADQARLVDAAGARDGGEAVRRAVAESPVVVVGRRGCCLSHVVKRLLQGLGVNPAVHEIADDAELAALASAEGEVAALPAVFVGGRLLGGLDRLMAVHISGELVPILKSAGALWL, from the coding sequence ATGTACCAGGCCATCCCGTACAGCGCCGGGAGCCTGCCGTCGTGGCCACGGCGGGCGGAGGCGATGGCATCCACCACAGAGCCGGAGGTCGGCGGTGCGGCTGATCAGGCGAGGCTCGTGGACGCGGCGGGGGCGAGGGACGGTGGCGAGGCGGTGAGGAGGGCGGTGGCGGAGagcccggtggtggtggtggggaggCGCGGGTGCTGCCTCAGCCACGTGGTGAAGCGGCTGCTGCAGGGGCTCGGGGTGAACCCGGCCGTGCACGAGATCGCCGACGACGCCGAGCTCGCCGCCCTCGCCAGCGCGGAGGGCGAGGTGGCGGCGCTGCCGGCGGTGTTCGTCGGCGGGCGGCTCCTCGGCGGGCTCGACAGGCTCATGGCCGTCCACATCTCCGGCGAGCTCGTGCCCATCCTCAAGAGCGCCGGCGCGCTCTGGCTCTGA